Proteins found in one Megalobrama amblycephala isolate DHTTF-2021 linkage group LG5, ASM1881202v1, whole genome shotgun sequence genomic segment:
- the LOC125268993 gene encoding dr1-associated corepressor isoform X2 codes for MPGQKRKYNVRFPPGRIKKIMQKDTEVGRIATAVPVLISKALEMFLRSLLSMTCKITQSRNSRVMSINHMKQCIHSERLFDFLKDLADQASTASTSECKTKGKWQSLGKRWKSVSIKARSPEREEPPQKETNDVVINSDSSSESELFICLETHSP; via the exons ATGCCCGGACAGAAGAGAAAATATAATGTTCGCTTTCCACCC GGACGCATCAAGAAAATAATGCAAAAGGATACAGAGGTCGGGCGAATCGCTACAGCTGTACCAGTCCTCATAT CTAAAGCTTTAGAAATGTTCCTCAGGTCTCTTCTCAGCATGACCTGTAAAATAACCCAATCCAGAAACAGCAGAGTGATGTCCATCAATCACAT GAAACAGTGCATTCATTCAGAGAGGTTGTTTGACTTCCTGAAGGATTTGGCAGATCAGGCCTCCACTGCGTCAACATCAGAGTGCAAAACTAAGGGCAAATGGCAGTCACTCGG GAAACGGTGGAAAAGTGTGTCTATCAAAGCCAGGTCACCTGAGAGAGAGGAGCCACCCCAAAAAGAAACCAATGATGTGGTCATCAACAGTGATTCATCCAGT GAGTCTGAGCTGTTCATCTGCTTGGAAACACATTCACCTTAA
- the LOC125268993 gene encoding dr1-associated corepressor homolog isoform X1 produces the protein MSDTEHLNSSSCSPLGQGRIKKIMQKDTEVGRIATAVPVLISKALEMFLRSLLSMTCKITQSRNSRVMSINHMKQCIHSERLFDFLKDLADQASTASTSECKTKGKWQSLGKRWKSVSIKARSPEREEPPQKETNDVVINSDSSSESELFICLETHSP, from the exons ATGAGCGACACTGAACATCTCAACTCATCCTCCTGTTCTCCGCTTGGCCAGGGACGCATCAAGAAAATAATGCAAAAGGATACAGAGGTCGGGCGAATCGCTACAGCTGTACCAGTCCTCATAT CTAAAGCTTTAGAAATGTTCCTCAGGTCTCTTCTCAGCATGACCTGTAAAATAACCCAATCCAGAAACAGCAGAGTGATGTCCATCAATCACAT GAAACAGTGCATTCATTCAGAGAGGTTGTTTGACTTCCTGAAGGATTTGGCAGATCAGGCCTCCACTGCGTCAACATCAGAGTGCAAAACTAAGGGCAAATGGCAGTCACTCGG GAAACGGTGGAAAAGTGTGTCTATCAAAGCCAGGTCACCTGAGAGAGAGGAGCCACCCCAAAAAGAAACCAATGATGTGGTCATCAACAGTGATTCATCCAGT GAGTCTGAGCTGTTCATCTGCTTGGAAACACATTCACCTTAA
- the ahsa1b gene encoding activator of 90 kDa heat shock protein ATPase homolog 1b isoform X2 — MGLCVESEEGKCEVTEVSKVEGEASINNRKGKLIFFYEWNLKAAWTGTSKSGIKYKGNIEVPNLSDENDMDDLDISVSLCKDEPETALLSLMRKEGADKIRTALASYVGFLKTEFTQGMILPTANGVTKQQTAQATTKTSKTQIGSCSTAPPPSNTGVKIPTCKFSLKDTFLTSPEELYRVFLNQELVQAFTRSGAMVEAEKGGKFRLLDGNVNGEFQELVPEQKIVMKWRFNSWPCEHYATVTLTFIDKGNETELKIECRAVPESEEERTRDGWQRYYCHAIKQTFGYGARLC; from the exons ATGGGATTGTGTGTGGAGAGTGAAGAAGGCAAGTGTGAGGTCACAGAGGTCAGCAAGGTGGAGGGAGAAGCATCCATCAATAATCGCAAAGGGAAGCTTATATTCTTCTATGAGTGGAATCTGAAGGCTGCCTGGACAG GGACATCAAAATCAGGCATCAAATACAAGGGGAACATTGAAGTTCCAAACCTTTCAGATGAAAATGACATGGACGACCTTGAT ATCAGTGTGAGTCTTTGTAAAGATGAGCCTGAGACGGCGCTGCTTTCTCTGATGAGGAAGGAGGGAGCTGATAAAATTCGCACAGCACTGGCCAGCTATGTGGGGTTCCTCAAAACAG AGTTCACACAGGGCATGATCCTGCCCACAGCCAATGGTGTGACAAAACAGCAAACAGCCCAGGCAACAACTAAGACAAGCAAAACTCAG aTTGGCTCATGTAGCACCGCTCCTCCTCCTTCCAACACAGGGGTAAAAATCCCCACCTGCAAGTTCTCATTAAAGGACACCTTCCTCACCTCACCAGAAGAGCTTTACAGGGTGTTTCTCAATCAGGAG TTGGTTCAGGCTTTCACACGCAGTGGCGCCATGGTTGAGGCTGAAAAAGGTGGGAAGTTTCGCCTTTTGGACGGAAATGTGAATGGAGAGTTTCAGGAGCTG GTACCTGAGCAGAAGATAGTCATGAAATGGAGGTTCAACTCATGGCCTTGTG AGCACTATGCGACGGTGACATTGACTTTCATAGACAAGGGTAATGAGACGGAGTTAAAGATTGAATGTCGGGCGGTTCCTGAGAGTGAAGAGGAACGAACACGAGATGGCTGGCAGAGGTATTACTGCCACGCTATTAAACAGACATTTGGCTACGGCGCACGACTCTGCTGA
- the ahsa1b gene encoding activator of 90 kDa heat shock protein ATPase homolog 1b isoform X1 has protein sequence MAKWGEGDPRWIVEERADATNVNNWHWTERDATNWSSEKLKELLMGLCVESEEGKCEVTEVSKVEGEASINNRKGKLIFFYEWNLKAAWTGTSKSGIKYKGNIEVPNLSDENDMDDLDISVSLCKDEPETALLSLMRKEGADKIRTALASYVGFLKTEFTQGMILPTANGVTKQQTAQATTKTSKTQIGSCSTAPPPSNTGVKIPTCKFSLKDTFLTSPEELYRVFLNQELVQAFTRSGAMVEAEKGGKFRLLDGNVNGEFQELVPEQKIVMKWRFNSWPCEHYATVTLTFIDKGNETELKIECRAVPESEEERTRDGWQRYYCHAIKQTFGYGARLC, from the exons ATGGCGAAGTGGGGAGAAGGAGACCCTCGCTGGATCGTGGAGGAGAGAGCGGATGCTACAAACGTCAACAACTGGCACTG GACGGAGAGGGACGCCACAAACTGGTCATCGGAGAAGCTGAAGGAGCTGCTCATGGGATTGTGTGTGGAGAGTGAAGAAGGCAAGTGTGAGGTCACAGAGGTCAGCAAGGTGGAGGGAGAAGCATCCATCAATAATCGCAAAGGGAAGCTTATATTCTTCTATGAGTGGAATCTGAAGGCTGCCTGGACAG GGACATCAAAATCAGGCATCAAATACAAGGGGAACATTGAAGTTCCAAACCTTTCAGATGAAAATGACATGGACGACCTTGAT ATCAGTGTGAGTCTTTGTAAAGATGAGCCTGAGACGGCGCTGCTTTCTCTGATGAGGAAGGAGGGAGCTGATAAAATTCGCACAGCACTGGCCAGCTATGTGGGGTTCCTCAAAACAG AGTTCACACAGGGCATGATCCTGCCCACAGCCAATGGTGTGACAAAACAGCAAACAGCCCAGGCAACAACTAAGACAAGCAAAACTCAG aTTGGCTCATGTAGCACCGCTCCTCCTCCTTCCAACACAGGGGTAAAAATCCCCACCTGCAAGTTCTCATTAAAGGACACCTTCCTCACCTCACCAGAAGAGCTTTACAGGGTGTTTCTCAATCAGGAG TTGGTTCAGGCTTTCACACGCAGTGGCGCCATGGTTGAGGCTGAAAAAGGTGGGAAGTTTCGCCTTTTGGACGGAAATGTGAATGGAGAGTTTCAGGAGCTG GTACCTGAGCAGAAGATAGTCATGAAATGGAGGTTCAACTCATGGCCTTGTG AGCACTATGCGACGGTGACATTGACTTTCATAGACAAGGGTAATGAGACGGAGTTAAAGATTGAATGTCGGGCGGTTCCTGAGAGTGAAGAGGAACGAACACGAGATGGCTGGCAGAGGTATTACTGCCACGCTATTAAACAGACATTTGGCTACGGCGCACGACTCTGCTGA